From a single Pleurodeles waltl isolate 20211129_DDA chromosome 8, aPleWal1.hap1.20221129, whole genome shotgun sequence genomic region:
- the CLDN14 gene encoding claudin-14: MASMAIQLLGFCLGLLGFIGTFAATILPHWWRTAHVGTNLITAVAYMKGLWMECVWHSTGIYQCQVHRSQLALPRDLQAARAMMVVSCAISTLACVVSVIGMKCTRCARGSSGKNVIAVCGGTFFILAGILCLVPVSWSTNDVVRDFYNPMLPNGMKYEIGQALYVGFIAACLTVIGGALLLCTSCQGKQNNIPYQAQPRSTRSAPSCRPPPAYKGNHLPSLSSTSRSGYRLNDYV, encoded by the coding sequence ATGGCGAGCATGGCCATTCAACTACTGGGCTTCTGCCTGGGTCTCCTGGGCTTCATCGGAACGTTTGCAGCCACCATCCTCCCGCACTGGTGGAGAACAGCCCATGTGGGCACCAACTTGATAACTGCCGTGGCATACATGAAGGGGCTCTGGATGGAGTGCGTCTGGCACAGCACGGGCATCTACCAATGTCAAGTCCACCGATCGCAGCTCGCGCTGCCGCGCGACCTCCAAGCTGCGCGTGCCATGATGGTTGTATCATGTGCCATCTCCACATTGGCCTGCGTCGTATCTGTTATTGGCATGAAGTGCACACGTTGTGCCCGAGGATCCTCTGGCAAGAATGTCATTGCAGTTTGTGGTGGCACTTTTTTCATCCTGGCTGGGATCTTGTGCCTGGTTCCCGTTTCCTGGTCCACCAACGATGTGGTAAGAGATTTCTACAACCCAATGCTTCCGAATGGGATGAAGTATGAGATCGGTCAAGCCCTGTATGTGGGCTTCATCGCTGCGTGCCTGACGGTCATCGGAGGAGCTCTGCTGTTGTGCACGTCCTGCCAGGGCAAGCAGAACAACATCCCATACCAGGCGCAACCACGCAGCACAAGATCTGCTCCTTCCTGCAGACCACCACCCGCCTACAAGGGCAACCATCTCCCATCGCTGTCCTCCACTTCACGCAGTGGTTACAGATTGAATGACTATGTCTGA